A single genomic interval of Prunus dulcis chromosome 5, ALMONDv2, whole genome shotgun sequence harbors:
- the LOC117626883 gene encoding uncharacterized protein LOC117626883 — MGGCNVDGNLNQENFSAPMPWIGIYVAAASLACLIAMAADVVHGFRHWKLWFPSQFFSINATTLTLIGVAVKLSVDLNTAMPSRQDQLAKLSSSVLICTVMGNSMPSLGSMENKEIMMNIIAFGILVITLIVNICIQLATGAIFVFCKEHVFIMFIMLVLLIMMNFSALTIPVSKRYLEHNYNKRYQLALKEGMNETDKRVASKLKECLMKHWMMAHTSSPQFVMGRSATCTASGAICLLSTMILAEAMLRTYLMPWSFTFCGGESDYKWSTTLVLATQTIAVAVGTIGPASRWFISINFRCAKRGNITYKGEFRVEKYWTQRLIELKECPLSFIRIKNRHCRKLAHETRNKFLDLCIGMQTGNVIMSKAIRLISIFLVSRILLCCDFCKQWKKKFKFNTVFNDSGPESQPNQKLDLRCYVLHLEGEDALVEHTMRSNCDATDHWFQRGKKREPKYIVKLLEKSTFSQGFKGVLDFDSEKVPCLDLEEPPNSWALPVVTLTSIALALPNISSCSIKELICGVHEGIMYINFIENFLDSKEDVTNIRKTADMVWLGVDLYHTWLDVDLHKLSLHGKSSKEILEGLAETAKFIFEESKKKQMITNVCLRDTPSKWPVKELAANSMYRISETLLLNYEGSLNQTGERLFEALTVMISDVLAACLTNIKQVIKRKCLNSTIEEREESVRHAVYILGKTENILNILDQRIPPSMDPHQISSIDEWRLLHKMESPLAFPSSSPSEGDTASSVSSDFYVTIE; from the coding sequence ATGGGTGGCTGCAACGTCGATGGGAACCTGAACCAGGAAAATTTTAGTGCTCCTATGCCTTGGATTGGCATCTATGTAGCAGCAGCATCCCTGGCCTGCCTAATTGCAATGGCTGCAGATGTCGTCCACGGCTTTCGACACTGGAAACTCTGGTTCCCTAGCCAGTTCTTCTCCATCAATGCCACTACTTTGACCTTGATAGGCGTAGCAGTTAAATTGTCAGTGGATCTAAACACTGCGATGCCTAGCCGCCAGGATCAGCTCGCCAAGCTTAGCAGTTCTGTCTTGATCTGCACGGTGATGGGTAACTCTATGCCTTCTCTTGGATCcatggaaaacaaagaaatcatGATGAATATAATTGCTTTTGGAATACTGGTTATTACCCTTATCGTGAATATCTGCATTCAGCTAGCTACTGGTGCAATCTTTGTTTTCTGCAAGGAGCATGTTTTCATCATGTTCATCATGCTTGTTTTACTTATCATGATGAATTTCTCTGCTTTAACTATTCCCGTATCTAAACGTTATTTAGAACACAATTACAATAAAAGGTACCAATTAGCTCTGAAAGAAGGCATGAATGAAACTGATAAAAGAGTGGCTAGCAAACTTAAAGAATGTCTGATGAAACATTGGATGATGGCTCATACCTCTAGTCCCCAGTTTGTGATGGGGCGCTCAGCGACGTGCACAGCTTCTGGAGCAATCTGTCTTTTGAGTACCATGATTTTAGCAGAAGCCATGCTTCGGACTTACTTGATGCCCTGGTCATTTACATTTTGCGGCGGTGAGTCTGACTACAAGTGGTCAACCACTTTGGTTCTTGCTACACAAACAATTGCAGTAGCAGTTGGCACAATTGGTCCTGCATCTAGATGGTTCATCTCCATAAACTTCAGGTGTGCAAAAAGAGGAAACATCACCTATAAAGGAGAATTCAGAGTAGAAAAGTACTGGACACAGAGACTGATAGAGTTGAAAGAGTGCCCGTTATCTTTCATAAGAATCAAAAATAGGCACTGCCGGAAACTTGCTCATGAgacaagaaacaaatttttggATTTGTGTATTGGAATGCAGACAGGGAATGTCATAATGAGTAAAGCAATTCGGctcatttccattttcttggTAAGCAGGATCTTGTTATGCTGTGACTTCTGCAAACAGTGGAAGAAGAAGTTCAAATTCAACACTGTTTTTAACGACTCAGGGCCAGAGTCACAGCCAAACCAAAAGCTTGATCTTAGATGTTATGTTCTGCATCTTGAAGGTGAGGATGCATTGGTTGAGCACACGATGAGAAGTAATTGTGATGCTACTGATCATTGGTTTCAGAggggaaagaaaagagagccTAAATATATCGTTAAACTGTTGGAGAAATCAACCTTTTCACAAGGATTCAAAGGAGTATTAGATTTTGACAGTGAAAAAGTTCCCTGTCTAGACTTGGAAGAACCACCAAACAGTTGGGCTCTACCTGTTGTAACACTAACTAGTATTGCTCTTGCACTTCCAAACATCAGCAGTTGTTCAATAAAAGAGTTGATATGTGGTGTCCATGAAGGGATCATGTAcataaattttattgaaaatttccTGGATTCTAAAGAGGATGTTACCAACATCAGAAAGACAGCAGATATGGTGTGGCTAGGAGTTGATCTCTACCATACATGGCTGGATGTGGATCTCCATAAACTGTCACTTCATGGAAAGAGCTCAAAGGAGATACTTGAAGGACTTGCTGAAACTgcaaaattcatatttgaagAATCTAAAAAGAAGCAAATGATTACGAATGTATGTTTAAGAGATACCCCTTCAAAATGGCCTGTCAAGGAATTGGCTGCTAATTCCATGTATAGGATAAGTGAAACTCTTCTGCTAAATTATGAAGGCAGCCTCAACCAGACAGGTGAGCGATTATTTGAGGCATTGACTGTCATGATATCTGACGTACTGGCTGCTTGTCTCACGAATATTAAGCAAGTTATAAAGAGGAAGTGTTTGAACAGCACCATTGAAGAGAGGGAGGAAAGTGTGAGGCATGCCGTTTACATTCTCGGTAAAACTGAAAACATTCTGAATATTCTAGACCAGAGAATTCCCCCAAGTATGGACCCTCACCAGATTTCAAGCATTGATGAGTGGCGTTTGTTGCACAAGATGGAGAGCCCCTTGGCCTTTCCTTCTTCGTCTCCATCAGAGGGTGACACAGCCTCTTCTGTTTCAAGTGACTTCTACGTGACCATTGAATAG
- the LOC117628363 gene encoding uncharacterized protein LOC117628363 — protein sequence MGIMGSSFSFILGSVFGIYVAQNYNVPNIQKLSTTGLLIAKHIEETYRKPKKRDDENQNQ from the coding sequence ATGGGCATAATGGGAAGCAGCTTCTCGTTTATATTGGGCTCAGTGTTCGGCATCTACGTTGCCCAAAACTACAACGTCCCCAACATCCAGAAGCTCTCCACCACGGGCCTCTTGATCGCCAAGCACATCGAAGAGACTTACCGGAAGCCTAAGAAGAGGGACGACGAGAACCAGAACCAGTAG